A portion of the bacterium genome contains these proteins:
- a CDS encoding ABC transporter ATP-binding protein, giving the protein MIKLEGFSKHYGSIVAVNDVSFEVSKGEVVGFLGPNGAGKTTTMRALTGYLPPTRGRIEIAGFDPDRYPLEAKRATGYLPESPPLYPEMRVREYVKYVAALHDVPRVERASKVDKALAACGLESVADRVISTLSKGFRQRVGIAQAVVHEPPVLILDEPTSGLDPIQIVEIREMIHRLASGEGRTVILSTHILAEVEAICQRVLLIAYGQLCIDAPLEELRSRGSLEEVFMREVEAAANLSDAGDEASHVEERQESPA; this is encoded by the coding sequence TTGATCAAGCTAGAGGGGTTCTCCAAACACTACGGGAGCATCGTCGCCGTGAACGACGTGTCCTTTGAAGTTTCAAAGGGTGAAGTCGTTGGCTTTCTCGGACCGAACGGTGCAGGCAAGACTACGACCATGCGTGCGCTGACGGGCTACCTCCCTCCGACGAGGGGAAGAATCGAAATCGCTGGATTCGATCCCGATCGGTATCCGCTCGAAGCCAAGCGCGCGACCGGCTATCTGCCCGAATCACCGCCTCTGTATCCCGAAATGCGGGTTCGGGAGTACGTCAAGTACGTGGCTGCACTGCACGATGTGCCGCGCGTGGAACGCGCAAGCAAAGTCGACAAGGCGTTGGCGGCCTGCGGACTCGAATCCGTGGCGGATCGCGTTATCAGCACCCTGTCGAAGGGCTTTCGCCAGCGCGTGGGCATCGCTCAAGCCGTCGTACACGAACCCCCCGTCCTGATCCTGGACGAACCCACCTCGGGCCTCGATCCGATCCAGATCGTCGAGATTCGCGAGATGATTCACCGACTCGCGTCGGGTGAAGGGCGCACGGTCATTCTTTCGACTCATATCCTGGCGGAGGTCGAAGCGATCTGTCAGCGCGTGCTTCTGATCGCATACGGTCAGCTTTGCATCGACGCTCCGCTCGAGGAATTGCGGTCGCGAGGTTCGCTCGAGGAAGTGTTCATGCGCGAGGTCGAAGCGGCTGCAAATCTGTCGGACGCCGGCGACGAGGCCAGTCACGTTGAAGAAAGGCAGGAGAGCCCGGCATGA
- a CDS encoding peptide ABC transporter substrate-binding protein — translation MKFWPAIASVLFCLAACGPSPDAARGELRVNLATEPPTLDWSLATDGTSIKVIEQLMRGLTRLGPDLLPQPALAERWDVSPDGLTYTFHLRPGVVWSDGVPLRAQDFVFSWRRLMDPATAAEYAYFLFPVKNARAVNSGELEPEQLGVRALDDATLQVRLEAPLVYFSSLVNFMVTFPQRRDVIERWGDGWTEAGRLISLGPFILEEWRHEYRIVLRANADFYAGRPELDRVIGYMVEEAATALVLFEQGILDLVDLPPLEIRRYRSHPAYRRKAQLRGYYYGFNTRKPPFDDVRVRRAFAMAIDRSQFPPLLQGGEIAWSSWIPPGMPHNNPEIGLGFDPEGARRLLAEAGVDPAELKPIQVVYNSNETHKLVAEKVQAMWRKHLGVDVVLANREWKVFLKEVQVDTPMVYRLGWGADFADPDNFINLFTSDSANNYTGWGNPRYDQLTEQAARERDPSLRQKLYDEAQRILCEQDVPIVPFFVTSINSVVAERVKGFEINPMDLWFLEEVSTR, via the coding sequence ATGAAGTTTTGGCCGGCAATCGCGTCCGTGCTCTTCTGCCTCGCCGCCTGCGGCCCGTCACCGGACGCGGCACGTGGCGAATTGCGCGTGAATCTGGCGACCGAACCGCCCACTCTCGACTGGAGCCTGGCGACGGATGGCACCTCGATCAAGGTCATCGAGCAGTTGATGCGGGGGCTGACCCGACTGGGACCCGACCTGCTGCCTCAGCCGGCCCTCGCGGAGCGCTGGGACGTTTCTCCGGACGGCCTGACGTATACCTTCCACCTGCGGCCCGGTGTCGTGTGGAGTGATGGGGTGCCTCTGCGCGCCCAGGACTTCGTTTTTTCCTGGCGGCGTCTGATGGATCCGGCCACCGCTGCGGAATACGCCTATTTCCTGTTTCCGGTGAAGAATGCGCGGGCGGTGAACTCCGGCGAACTGGAGCCGGAGCAACTCGGCGTACGCGCGCTGGACGACGCCACGCTACAGGTACGACTCGAGGCGCCACTGGTCTACTTCTCATCGCTGGTGAACTTCATGGTCACGTTCCCACAGCGGCGCGACGTGATCGAGCGCTGGGGCGATGGTTGGACCGAAGCGGGCCGCTTGATCAGCCTGGGCCCGTTCATTCTCGAAGAGTGGCGCCACGAGTACCGCATCGTTCTGAGGGCGAACGCCGACTTCTACGCGGGTCGACCCGAACTCGATCGGGTGATCGGCTATATGGTCGAGGAAGCCGCGACGGCCCTTGTGCTCTTCGAGCAGGGGATTCTCGATCTGGTCGATCTGCCGCCTTTGGAAATTCGCCGCTACCGATCGCATCCCGCATACCGGAGAAAGGCGCAACTCCGCGGTTACTACTACGGATTCAATACGCGCAAGCCGCCCTTTGACGACGTGCGCGTGCGGCGCGCTTTTGCGATGGCGATCGACCGCAGCCAGTTCCCGCCTCTATTGCAGGGCGGTGAGATCGCCTGGTCGTCCTGGATTCCGCCGGGGATGCCACACAACAATCCGGAGATCGGCCTGGGATTCGATCCGGAGGGCGCGCGCCGCCTGCTCGCGGAAGCCGGTGTCGATCCGGCCGAACTGAAGCCCATCCAGGTGGTCTACAACAGCAATGAGACGCATAAACTCGTGGCCGAGAAAGTGCAGGCGATGTGGCGGAAGCATCTGGGGGTCGACGTGGTGCTCGCCAACCGGGAGTGGAAGGTCTTCTTGAAGGAGGTACAGGTCGACACGCCGATGGTGTATCGCCTGGGGTGGGGCGCCGATTTTGCAGACCCAGACAACTTCATCAATCTCTTCACGTCCGATAGCGCGAACAATTACACCGGATGGGGGAATCCCCGCTACGACCAGCTCACGGAGCAGGCCGCGCGTGAGCGCGATCCGTCGCTGCGCCAGAAGCTCTATGACGAAGCGCAGCGAATCCTATGCGAGCAGGACGTGCCCATCGTTCCCTTCTTCGTGACGTCGATCAATTCAGTCGTGGCCGAGCGTGTGAAGGGCTTCGAGATCAACCCGATGGATCTCTGGTTCCTCGAAGAAGTGAGCACCCGTTGA
- a CDS encoding ABC transporter permease: protein MRAGRAHRSLLRDVDQFSRGRACEGLRDQPDGSLVPRRSEHPLIRFVVARLLQAIPVLLIVATATFALLRFLPGGPFDREKALPPEILRNIEARYELDRPILEQYTQFLSNTVRGDLGPSYKYIGRDVSDILAESFPVSLQLGSLALLISFVGGVSIGLAAGVRRGSWLDRVVMLLSVLGVSVPSFVLGAGLILTLGLALGWFPAGLWEGPSHAILPAITLAALPMAYIAQLTRSSVIDVVDRDYIRTARAKGVSEARIRRVHVLRNALLAVTTYFGPLLAILLTGSFVVEKIYAIPGMGRFFVTAVSNRDYPLVLGVTLVYAVLVLLANLLVDLLYGWIDPRIRVTGNRE, encoded by the coding sequence ATGCGAGCAGGACGTGCCCATCGTTCCCTTCTTCGTGACGTCGATCAATTCAGTCGTGGCCGAGCGTGTGAAGGGCTTCGAGATCAACCCGATGGATCTCTGGTTCCTCGAAGAAGTGAGCACCCGTTGATCCGTTTCGTCGTCGCTCGCTTGCTTCAGGCGATTCCTGTGCTGCTGATCGTGGCGACGGCCACCTTTGCATTGCTTCGCTTTCTGCCGGGCGGTCCTTTCGACCGGGAGAAAGCGCTTCCTCCGGAGATCTTGCGCAACATCGAAGCGCGCTACGAACTCGATCGACCCATCCTGGAGCAGTACACGCAGTTTCTTTCGAACACAGTGCGCGGTGATCTGGGGCCTTCCTACAAGTACATCGGGCGCGACGTTTCCGACATTCTTGCGGAGTCGTTCCCCGTTTCGCTTCAGCTGGGATCACTCGCTTTGCTGATCTCTTTTGTCGGAGGCGTTTCGATCGGACTTGCCGCCGGAGTTCGCCGAGGGAGCTGGTTGGATCGCGTCGTCATGTTGCTTTCTGTGCTTGGGGTCTCGGTGCCCAGCTTCGTGCTCGGCGCTGGTCTGATCCTGACCCTGGGCCTCGCGCTCGGCTGGTTTCCCGCGGGTCTCTGGGAGGGACCTTCACACGCGATCCTTCCCGCGATTACCCTGGCGGCCCTGCCCATGGCGTATATCGCCCAGTTGACGCGCTCCTCTGTGATCGATGTCGTGGACCGCGACTACATTCGCACCGCGCGTGCAAAGGGTGTGTCCGAAGCGCGTATTCGGCGCGTTCACGTCTTGCGCAATGCGTTGCTGGCAGTGACTACCTACTTCGGACCGTTGCTCGCGATCCTGCTTACAGGCTCGTTCGTCGTGGAGAAGATCTACGCGATCCCCGGTATGGGGCGCTTTTTCGTAACGGCCGTCAGTAATCGGGACTATCCGCTGGTGCTAGGCGTGACGCTCGTCTACGCGGTTCTCGTCCTGCTCGCGAATCTCCTGGTCGACCTCTTGTACGGCTGGATTGACCCGCGTATCCGCGTGACGGGAAATCGCGAATGA
- a CDS encoding ABC transporter permease, which translates to MNFLGWLGAILVAFLLFVAVLGDGIAGVSFDAQDSMHALEGPSVTHWMGTDALGRDLLARVAQGARVSLRVAVASTLLALAIGVTYGGISGFVAGRLDAWLMRGVDVMYSLPDVLVIVLLIEVLQNLLSGVADNYRRELAMALALGGLGWVAVARLVRGLVLQAREEAWVEAARAIGVGRRRLLLRHILPNVSGPILVTAAFRIPAAILTESTVSFIGLGIQPPFSSWGALASDGFSAMRSYPHLVVFPSLAILVSLVAFHFLGDALRDALDPRKAPRT; encoded by the coding sequence ATGAACTTCCTCGGCTGGCTCGGTGCGATCCTCGTCGCGTTCCTGCTCTTCGTCGCCGTGCTAGGTGATGGGATCGCGGGCGTGTCGTTCGACGCGCAGGATTCCATGCACGCGCTCGAAGGCCCATCGGTCACGCACTGGATGGGTACCGATGCGCTGGGTCGCGATCTGCTCGCCCGCGTCGCCCAGGGTGCTCGCGTGTCGCTGCGGGTCGCGGTTGCCTCGACGCTGCTCGCGCTCGCGATCGGGGTCACCTATGGCGGCATTTCGGGTTTTGTTGCAGGCCGCCTCGACGCCTGGCTGATGCGCGGTGTCGACGTGATGTACTCGCTTCCCGATGTGCTGGTGATCGTACTCCTGATCGAAGTCCTGCAGAACCTGTTGAGCGGGGTCGCGGACAACTACCGCCGAGAACTGGCCATGGCGCTGGCCCTCGGGGGGCTCGGCTGGGTGGCTGTGGCCCGTCTGGTGCGCGGTCTCGTGCTCCAGGCGCGTGAGGAAGCCTGGGTCGAAGCGGCCCGGGCCATCGGAGTGGGGCGGCGACGCCTGCTTCTGCGCCATATCCTGCCCAATGTCTCGGGCCCGATTCTCGTGACTGCTGCCTTCCGCATCCCCGCCGCGATTCTTACGGAATCGACCGTCTCGTTCATCGGGCTCGGCATTCAGCCACCTTTCTCGAGCTGGGGAGCACTGGCCAGCGATGGCTTCAGCGCGATGCGCTCCTATCCACACCTGGTGGTTTTTCCGAGCCTGGCGATCCTGGTCTCGTTGGTGGCGTTTCACTTCCTGGGCGATGCTCTCCGAGACGCCCTCGATCCGCGAAAAGCGCCTCGAACCTGA